The Elgaria multicarinata webbii isolate HBS135686 ecotype San Diego chromosome 11, rElgMul1.1.pri, whole genome shotgun sequence genome segment TTTTAATGGGGGAAAATGGGCTTTCTGATGGACTTTAAGCATTGCAATAAGTTACTTTGAAATAAGATGTTATAATTCTTGGGACCTGGATATCTGGCGAAGTGGCGGGTGGATGTTGTCAGGACAAAAGTGTATTTTGAAATGCACAGGTTGGCAATGCGTGGTTTTGTTCTCCCCGTGTTGCTTGAAACaaccagtggggtgggtgggtgggtgggaatactaCTTGCAGGTAAACTTACTTGGGAAGCCGGCTTGGCTTGTTGGCTGCTTGAATTGGCAAGCTTGGGTGGGTGTGTatgggagtgtgtgtggggggggattccTGGGAAGCAAGCACTCCGGCTTCTTGTTTCAAGTGGCAAAGTTGTAGAAAAATCAACATATTCCTGGTGATATATTTTGGGAAATGAGTAACTGCTTAAGGAGGCTCTAACTTTTCTGGGACAAGACTAGGAAGGGGAGCCTTAATGGATGGTGTAGAGGCTGCTCAGACTGCTGGATATACACCAGTTCAGACTCTTACTTACCACAGGGAACTGTCCTCTACCTCAGGGTGGGGGGCATTGTTTCTGAAGAGGGCATTCTTCCCTCAGGGATCGGAGGCCACATGCTAGTGGAAGGCAGGACCAGTAGTGCCCAGagtcacccccttctctctctccccccaccccacgatctctctccccacctagTGAGTTGCCAAGGGAGGTACAGATCACTCTTGCAGAGGACTGAACTGATCACttacagagggcttttgaaattggaCCAAGGGCTATATGTTGCCACTCCTGCTCttcattttaggatgttttaacaatgtatactatgtttttaatcagtattttatgtattttatacttactgttgttccctgcctcgatctaaatggagaggtgggtaagaaatattattattattattattattattattattattattattattattcatgcacCTTGCTTTTGTTCCCCATCCCCAAGTAAATCTGAACCTGAAACGATCCCAGACTCCATGCTCACAAATGAGTGTTTGTTGTGCTTAAAGTGGGTCCCTTTCCTGTCATCCGTTGCTGAAGGATCTTGAGCGGATCTATTGGTCGTGGTTGGCGGAGCGTTTCCTTTTTCTGACTCTCTGCTGTCCCTCGCACCCGGGCCAGCCTCTTGCTCTTCAAAAGCACTGGCCACAGGCTCTTGGCAGATTCAGGCAGCTGTTGTTTTATCCAAGAACCAcaatcttcttctttctcttttccccttccAATCTCTCTCCTGCAGAATTCCAATGTAGAAAATTTGCCTCCCCACGTGATCCGGCTGGTTTACAAGGAAGTCTCCACTCTGACCTCGGACCCACCTGAGGGCATCAAGGTATTCCCCAACGAGGAGGACATCACAGATGTGCAAGTCACCATCGAGGGACCTGGTAAGTAgggtgcatgggggtgggggagtttttCCTTTTTGAGGatcttaaaaagcaacaacaaaaccccTCTCAAACAGAGACACAAACAGAGACCTCACGATTTCTGTTTGTGTCTTTACTAAGaaagctgtctgacttgtatgtttcttttatatttttaactttttttaccgctttgttaaatagagtttaataaaaaaaactaaaaacaacaacaaaccgctcatttcaaactgctcattaagtatttttgaatcagttctaaatacatatgaactagaacgatttataaaaaaggcaatggcaagcacttttgttcaagatgtatataagacatcacttcttcacattcagaaatgctttacgtgcttttctttggtcaaattcatcaacaacaacagaaaaatcaagcaagtTTGCCTTGCCAATGTTaatactgctcactcacaggagagctactttgtaacaaaacTTTACCCAGGGGTCCCCCTTTGCCCCTACCAGGGGGagttggagtaggccccctcaaaatcataggcccatgccaactccccctcccccccgtctgcccagccctgcagaCACCTTGTGGGTTAGCTGACAGAATgggtcttctgagtaaacatgcatagagtccttttatgtaaactgccttgggatgCATTTTTACCGTAAAAGGTATCCTAGAAAAATATTTAGATAAATAAAGTTGCTCTGTTAATATCATGAAACTGCCAAACAGTACAATTTTACATGTTAACTAAGTTACAGTTATTTCATTTCAtgttaaagcagtaaaataagtCTAGGGGACATGAGAATGCATTTCATTTTCCCtacaaatttccatttttttccccatggggaaaaaacagcaactacaaatgaaaagaaaactatttttctgtggcttcaaaatttctggaaattgaCATGTCTAAAGATTAACTACAGTTTATCACATTTGGCAGATGCTAACAAGTTGTGGCTAGTGAAAGGTGGAAGGGAGTGCCACCAACCTCCTCCTCACGGCCACACTGGAGAGGGGAGTGTGCTAGCCTAAGACTTAGCCTGGCTCTTTCCCGTCATGATGGACTGTTGTATAATGTTATGTGTGCACAGAGCCAGTGTCTCCACTCTTTAGGCAGCATAAGAGAATCTGTGCCTTCTCCAGGACAGCTTGGAATAAATTACCAGTACACAAATTGGCATCCTAATAAACCCCAGTTTTCacttgcatttgaaaaaaaaagtttctggtCCCCCGTGGCTTCAAAAATGAGCATATGCATGGAGATGCAGAATCTCTATTTAGAAGAAATTGAATAAATCGATGCAGACACATGCAAATGTAAATTAAAGTCACTTATACTGGATACAGAGTTCTGATTTCAGATGTTGAAAAGTCAGATTGCGTTGGCCGTAGGAAAAGCACCAGATCCCAAACGTGTAGCTGCTGCAGTATAAGATCCCTTAGCTCCAGTATTTACTCCAGTTGGTAGCAGCTCCCCTGGGCCTTGACCAAGAGTCTTTTCCAGCCTTGGTACCTGAGGCCCTCTTCTGTGCAGCGATGGAGGGAATCGAACTTCAGACTTTCTGTacgccaagcatgtgctctgctattGGGGTACTGCTTCTCCTGGAGAGGTTGACGACTAAGCCCTGGGattaatttatttacagtgtTTCAAGGACGAAAGTGTTCCCTAAGAATATAATTATGGAAATGTTCACGTAAAACGGTATAAAACAACGTCACACTGCATTAAAAACAATGTGTTAGACCTCCAAGTAATTTGCCAAGGCTGAGCGAAATAAGAACACCTTTGCTGCCTCCTCGCTCATGAAGCCAGAGAAGAAGAAGGTTTCCCGGGGACGCCTGTTTCAGCACCCCAGAGCTACCAACTGGCAGATGACAATCTTACCTTCCCAGAGCAGCCTTCTCCTAACCGGCTGGACtacagatgagttggactacaactcctatcatttccagccagtatggccatctGGGGGTCCCAGGATGGAGGAAGCCTGTCTTAGAGCTTAGACTGGTACGACAGCTACAACCATTCCTGGGCAGGGATAGCCTGGCCGCACAGGGATCCATGccttggtaacctcaagactggaggATTGTAATAACATTTTATGTGGGGCCGCCCTTGAGATtggttcagaagctacagctagtgtagaacatggcagcTCAGTTGCGCAGTGGAGCTTTTTATTGCATATGTATATGACATCTGTGCTGAAAACTCTGTGCTGGCTGGTGCcagttagctaccaagccatgttcaaggtgTTGCTGGCTTCTAAGGCCTTAAACAGCTCAGGAACAGGTTATCTGAGAGACCACCTTGTTCCGTATCAGCCGTCGGGGAGGGCTTGCTGCCCATGCCGTGGCCAACGAAGGTTCATTTGGCTGTggtgtggaggagggccttctcagttgtggccccTACCATGTGAAATGCTTTCCCCATTGAGATCAGGCAGATTACTCGTGTGGAGTGTTTCTGCCGACAAATGAAGACAGCatttgtttgcccaggcatttccCGGACCACTAGCATTGTCAACAactatcattgttttattgttttaagaattggtttaattgtattttatcatgattttattttctaaatcgcttgatgatgatgattttaaagaaaagcagtatagaaatttcctgaaataaaataaataaaaaatagaggaTGGAGTCCTTGGGGCATTACTGGCAGAACTCCAAAAAACCCAATATGAATAGGCATTGGGGATCCGAATAGGCACTGGGGATCCAAATAGGCACTGGGGATCTTGAGCCACAGACCAAACTCTCGTGCTGTCCATGTCAGGGGTAGCCAAGGAAGGGGACATTCTGCAGTGCATTACCGTTGAGGCGCCTTCCCTCTTCTCTTGTCCCCACTGCAGAGGGTACCCCATACTCTGGTGGCCTCTTCCGCATGAAGCTGATCCTCGGCAAAGACTTCCCAGCCAGCCCACCCAAAGGCTACTTCCTGACCAAAATCTTCCACCCTAACGTGGGCGCCAACGGGGAGATCTGCGTCAATGTCCTCAAGAAGGACTGGAAAGCGGAACTGGGCATCCGGCATGTCCTGCTGGTGAGTGACGACGTTAATGAGGTGGCAGCATCCCGGAGTGGTGGCTTTGGGACTCGAATTGGGTTGTGGCGTAGCCTTGTTACTCTCCCTAGgaagaacctaggaagctgccttaggttccATCAAACCATTTGCCCAGTACTCTCTACTCCACAggtgggcaggaagtagatctccagatgtttttggcttcaGCTACTAAcgcttcctgaccattggccaggctggcagggCTTTTGATAGTTGAAGTCCATCCGGAGATCTGCCTTCTTCTTGCCCCTGGTTTACtcgagccttccccaacctgatgttttggacttcagttcccatcagcccaagctaaCATGGCCTGTGGTCAGGAATACtgatagaccaaaacatctggagggcactagtttggagaaggctggtccacTCCAGCTGGTCGTGGCTGCCTAGGGTCTTGGGCAGAGGTATTTCCCAATGCCTGAGAGCCTTTTAAGTGGACTGGGCAGAGATTAAACCTGAGAACTTCTGCTATGGTTCCTTTCAATCCCGAAGAGCTCCATAATGGGCGTCTTCACGCTGGTTGGCTGGAAATGTTTAAAGCTACGGCACAACCCACCATGATGATCTGCACTGTTAATAATCTAAGGCTTCTGTACCTgggggagctcctttagagttctgactgaacttGGGAGCAGACTCGCCGTCCCACCGCCGTCAAAgcccaccagccaccactgccttCCCGTGTCCTGTctgctttttctcccccttcctccaattCTAACTCTGCCCGCTTCCCTGTTTCCGCTCCAGACCATCAAGTGTTTGCTCATCCACCCCAATCCGGAATCGGCCCTGAATGAGGAAGCAGGGCGCCTCCTGCTGGAGAACTATGAGGAGTACGCCTCACGGGCCCGCCTCCTGACGGAGATCCACGCCCAGCCTTCCTCCGGCCTGCGCACCAAGGACCCCGCTGAGCCTTGCTCCTCTTCGGCCAGTGCCTCTGGGGAGGGCCCCATGGCCAAGAAACACGCAGGCGACAGGGACAAGAAACTGGCCTCCAAGAAGAAGACCGACAAGAAGCGAGCTCTCCGGCGGCTTTaggggattggggtggggtggggtggggtctgtcACACAGGGTGGGGTGACGGGCGGCGGGGTTCCACAGTACGTTCTCCATTGCTCctctttttttccctcccccccccttcactttGAGACTGCAGTCCAACTCTTGTCTCACCCTTGtcagatttttcttctttttcggTCTTTaagttatttaaattataaaagcAGAAAAATCTATTAAATGCCTTTTTTTTCTAAGGAAGGCTCTCAATGTATGGTTGTGCCATCCTATTGATCAGTGGCAGGGGGGCCCCTGCCTTGAGAATACCGTGCCCCCGTCTTTTAAAAAGTACGTTGTCAGAGCTGGAGAAGGTGCAAAATTCAGATGATGCAAGCAGGTTGGGGAGAGAGCGTCTTCCTTTCGGAAGCAGGATTTAAAGCGGTTGCTGCTTTTTGGTTTacggggtgggagagagagatgtcAAAGAATGAATTTGATACAACCACCAGCTGTGGAACCAGGTGGACAGAAATGATTCTTGTTAAAATTTGGGGTTCTTCCATGGAATTGGTTTGTACAGGAAGAAAAAGTTTCTTTCCACGACAACTAATTGAGGGAGTTTATTGCCTCATGATGTGTTGATATTGCACCAGCTTAGGAGGTTTTGAAAAGGTGTCTGTCTATGTGTCTTTGCTGTGCAAAATGGGACCTCCCATGTTTTAGAGGCGGGGTACCTGTTGACCAGATACTGGGAGGTTCATCGgttgagcgttttatcacatgcttgctactgcccactcaagtttttgtgtgtgcgtcctttagatgatgacgtcTGCCTACCATGCGCcttccgctccttcttgccttttttccgtcaTAAAATGGATTCCTTTTactcctactttttttttttttttttgaaacagaATGtgacgccatttcctgctgtgtgcaggaaaagcggcgtgataaaaacgccccctgaatgggccacatggtctttgtttactttctctttcttctctgggaagaacggaagtaatgtgggacagaagtgggggcagagacGCGGCGGTAGGGAACCGCGATTTcctcccgtctgatgatgctctaagttaAATGtgtgtacgggggggggggggtggccgTTAGCTGCATGTGGCCTTTTCTGGGAACATCTGCTTTGCTGCTTTTGaaacctttggtctggtccagcaaggCAGTTTTTAAAGGCCATTCAGGCTCTGCATCCAGATTTAAGATTGCGGCATCTCTCATCGCTGCAGTGGGCCAGACAAGCAAAGTGAATGTTCCGTACCGCCTCCCAGTGTAGGAGTGAAAagaggcaaatatatatataaaaaaatgccaacatatttcagtttaaagctcttactgcgagtaactaagccttaggtgaGACGTTTCAACCTTTAGAATGAGGGAAACACGCAAAACCTAAGAAGCCACCAAATGTTGGGGgctggccagaggaaggggtgAACCTGGAGGGCCTGATTTAGCCTGGTGTCCAGCATCCTTCATTTCaatgatgaatgtaatgtgtgaaCTTGCGCGCTCTCTGGCTGTGCTCATGTGTGAGTGTATTTCTAGGTCATAAGCATTTAGAGGCGGGTTAGGATAGtacaaagagcctcgtgtggcgcagagtggtaagcggcagttactgcagccgaaactctccccacggcctgagttcgatcccagcggaagctggttctcaggcagccggctcaggtcgactcagcctttcatccttcagaggtcggtaaaatgagtacccagctagctgggggaaagggaactgcgactggggaaggcaatggcgaaccaccccgcgacaaagtctgccaaggaaacgtcagcgaaagcaggcgtccctctaggagtcagcaatgactcaagtgcttgcacgagaggttcctttccttttctttttcctaggataGTACTAGCAGACTGGTCCAGCTCTGCAGCTTGGCACAGATCTTGTGTATACCCCACCAGCAGTGCACAACATGTGCAAGCTGTGTATTGTAGGCCACAAGGGGCTTTATTAAGCGCCTGGTAGCGCACCGCTAGTTAGTATGTTACATGCAGCCAAGGGGCTCTTCAGCTGAGAAGCCTAATATTTAGTATATCCACGGTTTCCTGTGTGAAATGCGTGCATGTATCAAGGGCTGTgtcatatttgtgtgtgttcttttttacACACACAGCCAGAACTGTAATAACAACTGCCCTTCCTTCCTCAAATGCCACCAGAGAGCTGCTGAAGAACTTCTTGCCCTGAGGGAAAGAGAGATGTGGCTTTCGAAGTaatccccccctctccttttatGATCTCCCCTTTTATTATATACTTTCTATTGatgtttattttatctatttttatgTAAACACTTTGTGAGGTTTGCCTGAAAAGCGGTATATGAATacgttaaataaatatttttgaataTGCCGcttttctgaaagaaagaaaaaaatcatagAGCGgtgtataaaattaaaaacagatcaATTTGCAATTCAGTTACAGTTCAACCATCTAAAAATGCAACAAGCCGTATACAAATCTCATGCAGTTTCAAAGCTGGAGCTATCAAACCTTTAAAAGCTGCAGCTTAAAACCCACACGCTCAAAAGGCCTTTgaaacagaaaagtctttgcAAGGTGTCTGAAGACCAACAGTGAAGGGAACCCGGCGGATCTCCAAGGGAAAGGCATTCCAGTATATTCGCACCACCACCGGGAAGGCCCTGCCTTCTGCACTTGTCCTCCTAACTTGTGACAACCGGACAATGAACAGGCCTTCAGGCTTGTGGACTTCGCTGAGTCATCTGGCGGGCCGCTGTGGGAAACAGGCTATATCGGTCTGGTCCAGCCATCGCTAGCCTGGtggtctccaaatgttttggattttaactcccagcagccccaggcagcatggcctggggaatcctgggagttgtagcccaaaacatcaggagtggagggcaccagatggtgCAAGTCTTGTTTGAATGCCTCTTTACATTCTTAACGCATGTTGGGACTACTGGAGGTCTCGGGATCATGTAGAcagccagcagggggcagcagggCCCGTCCTCATCTTGTTCCTATTTCTGGTCTTCGCCTTGTGATGGTAACACACAGTTCCGCAAAGCATGTCTGGTACCCTAGAGGTGTAGGGTTCTCCACGTCTATGCAAGCCGTAGACGTGGCGTGCTCCTACCCAATAGCGTGCCCTTCGTCCTGGGATTCCCTTTTTTCCTCACCCCACTTGGGAATGTGGCTTTGAAAAGCGTTTGCTTTATGTATCGGTGCTGACATGGGCTCTGGTGGCTGGGATGGATGAAGGCTGGGGCTTCCGCCACGGTGCCCACGGACATCTCTCTGTGCACTcaccaggcttcctgcctctcctgacttttatttcttcagattttaaaaatattaactgggaggctggcatggtACACAGTGAAGGACTACCCTGCTGGGCCACGTTTGTTAGGGTTCGGAAGGCTGCTTTTgcgttttggagctcagcccccacctctgctttgtactcaggTTCTTGGGGAGGCTACTTTTCATCTGGCCGgtttgccttttgggaaatgagtgttttgtgatttCACCCTGACAGCCATTTTAGGAATGGGTAAGCATCCCCCCCAGCTGTCCACAACACTCCCAAATTTCAAATGCACCCCACCAGCCCCAAAAGATTGGGGACCCCTGGATAGAGGTGTTTGCTTAAGGCAGCACGAGACACGTTACTTCTGTTTTGGAGATTGAGAGctgcttgcctcttcagcagctGTTGTGcaacggggctgggggaaggtTCAGGTGTGTGATTTTAAGGTGGCTTGCCTGGCTCAAATG includes the following:
- the UBE2S gene encoding ubiquitin-conjugating enzyme E2 S, with the protein product MNSNVENLPPHVIRLVYKEVSTLTSDPPEGIKVFPNEEDITDVQVTIEGPEGTPYSGGLFRMKLILGKDFPASPPKGYFLTKIFHPNVGANGEICVNVLKKDWKAELGIRHVLLTIKCLLIHPNPESALNEEAGRLLLENYEEYASRARLLTEIHAQPSSGLRTKDPAEPCSSSASASGEGPMAKKHAGDRDKKLASKKKTDKKRALRRL